A window of Tautonia plasticadhaerens contains these coding sequences:
- a CDS encoding carboxypeptidase-like regulatory domain-containing protein, with amino-acid sequence MSLRSIAIRLSVTVSVIVALIVAGCGGGPKLVPVSGVVTLDGEPLEGATLSFVPAAGNVLATAGSDVSGPNGNFMMTYKGRNGLSPGTYRVLVSKTEEIEPPKNFQVPPEFAKASFEKQLMGLTKETIPPQSFEHEIEVPEDGATDFALDFKSKEKS; translated from the coding sequence ATGTCGCTACGATCCATCGCAATCCGCCTCTCCGTGACTGTATCCGTAATCGTGGCCCTCATCGTCGCCGGCTGCGGAGGGGGCCCAAAGCTCGTCCCGGTTTCCGGCGTCGTGACCCTGGACGGAGAGCCGCTCGAGGGCGCCACGCTCTCCTTCGTCCCGGCCGCGGGCAACGTGTTGGCGACCGCGGGGTCAGACGTCTCCGGCCCCAACGGCAACTTCATGATGACCTACAAGGGCCGCAATGGCCTGTCCCCGGGGACCTACCGAGTCCTGGTCAGCAAGACCGAGGAGATCGAGCCCCCGAAGAACTTCCAGGTCCCGCCCGAATTCGCGAAGGCCTCCTTCGAGAAGCAACTGATGGGGCTGACGAAGGAAACCATCCCCCCCCAAAGCTTCGAGCACGAGATCGAGGTCCCCGAGGACGGAGCGACTGACTTCGCCCTGGACTTCAAGTCCAAGGAAAAGAGCTGA
- a CDS encoding LysR family transcriptional regulator, which yields MQFEALKIFCDVVRLASFSRGATENGVSQSTASQAVHNLEDRLGAKLIDRSKRPLKPTPHGKVYYEGCLELVERYQEVERRVRALGREDRIEGVVRVAAIYSVGLGHLTGHIAAFRARHPLADCRLECMHPSEVVERVRDGEADLGIVSFPKKWPGLDVVPWRDEEMVLAVPPGHPLADPAGVAAGRLDGARFVHYDRELPIRRAIDRHLKRRGVQVEPGLEFDSIENIKRAVEVGAGAAILPRATLDREVASGSLVAVPLADHPLVRPLAIIHRGEATLGLAGARFLRALRDEDEAGERPGLPDPAASPPVNGAARHENGRVPRDGRAPVSKKS from the coding sequence ATGCAGTTCGAGGCCCTGAAAATCTTCTGCGACGTCGTCCGGCTCGCCAGCTTCTCCCGGGGCGCGACCGAGAACGGCGTCTCCCAATCGACGGCCAGCCAGGCGGTCCACAACCTGGAGGACCGGCTGGGGGCGAAGCTGATCGACCGCTCCAAGCGGCCCCTGAAGCCGACGCCGCACGGGAAGGTCTACTACGAGGGGTGCCTGGAGCTGGTCGAGCGGTATCAGGAAGTCGAGCGGAGGGTCCGGGCGCTGGGGCGGGAGGACCGGATCGAGGGGGTGGTGCGGGTGGCGGCGATCTACTCGGTCGGCCTGGGCCACCTGACCGGCCACATCGCCGCCTTCCGGGCCCGGCACCCGCTGGCCGACTGCCGGCTGGAGTGCATGCACCCCAGCGAGGTCGTCGAGCGGGTCCGGGACGGCGAGGCCGACCTGGGGATCGTCTCCTTCCCGAAGAAGTGGCCGGGGCTGGACGTGGTCCCCTGGCGGGACGAGGAGATGGTGCTGGCCGTGCCCCCCGGCCATCCGCTGGCGGATCCGGCCGGGGTCGCCGCCGGCCGGCTCGACGGGGCCCGGTTCGTGCACTACGATCGGGAGCTGCCGATCCGACGCGCGATCGACCGGCACCTGAAGCGTCGGGGGGTCCAGGTCGAACCCGGCCTGGAGTTCGACAGCATCGAGAACATCAAGCGGGCCGTCGAGGTCGGCGCCGGGGCGGCGATCCTGCCCCGGGCGACGCTCGACCGCGAGGTCGCCTCGGGCAGCCTCGTCGCCGTCCCGCTGGCCGACCACCCGCTCGTCCGCCCGCTGGCGATCATCCACCGGGGGGAGGCGACGCTGGGCCTGGCGGGTGCCCGGTTCCTCCGGGCCCTCCGAGACGAAGACGAGGCCGGCGAGCGGCCCGGCCTCCCCGATCCGGCCGCCTCCCCCCCGGTCAACGGGGCGGCGAGGCACGAGAACGGCCGGGTCCCCCGGGACGGGCGGGCCCCGGTTTCGAAGAAAAGCTGA
- the gltB gene encoding glutamate synthase large subunit has translation MSTSQPPRQGLYDPALEHDACGVGFVVDLEGRRSFKLVRDGLRALCNLDHRGARGCEPNTGDGAGILIQIPHEFLRARCAPLGIDLPGPGRYGVGAMFASPVPERRDAGKAIFEKILEEERLPLLGWRELVTDNSSLGATARAVEPGVWHAIVGSRFGDDTDAFERKLFVVRKRFEHAVEAAGLDDRAFFYFSSLSCRTLVYKGMLTPEQVIDYYADDLGDERVDSALCMFHSRFSTNTFPSWELAHPYRMIAHNGEINTLRGNINWMRAREALFASDLFEPGDLEHLRPVIREGLSDTASLDAAIELLVKAGYSLPHAMMMLVPEAWENHETMSREKKDFYAFHSCLMEPWDGPASIACTDGRVIGATLDRNGLRPSRYTVTKDGLVVMGSETGMLDEIAPEDVVLKGRLEPGKMFLVDMEQGLIVGDEELKHALASAKPYGEWVERGMPRLSEVPRRGEVPGPDHDTLLHRQLAYGYTLEDLKYILSPMGERGEEAIGSMGTDTPLAVLSDRPQPIFNYFKQLFAQVTNPPLDAIREELVTSVLTGLGGEGNLLAPGPENARQIRLDTPVLDNDETEAIKVLEGWRGFKSATISMLFPASEGAGGMARRLEEIFQEAKRAIEDGANIIVLSHRSVTRDLAPIPSLLATSGLHHFMVREGLRMRCGFVVECGDAREVHHFALLLGYGAGAINPYVAFETLDDMIATGYLRGLTHEEAVARYRKAIKKGVVKVMSKMGISTIQSYRGAQIFEAIGLNSAFVAKYFDKTASRIEGIGLAEVAEETLFHHRRAFAEREVGPVMLEEGGQYQWRRDGEFHLFNPETVFRLQHATKAGRLDVFKSYSKRVDEQNERLCTLRGLFEFKFGDRTPVPIEEVEPVESIVRRFATGAMSYGSISAEAHETLAIAMNRLGGKSNTGEGGENPERFTPLPGGDSKRSAIKQVASGRFGVTSEYLVNADEIQIKMAQGAKPGEGGQLPGHKVWPWIAKVRFSTPGVGLISPPPHHDIYSIEDLAQLIHDLKNANPRARISVKLVAEVGVGTVAAGVSKAHSDVVLISGFDGGTGASPLTSLKHAGIPWELGLAETQQTLVLNNLRDRIVVQADGQMKTGRDVVIAALLGAEEYGFATAPLVVMGCIMMRVCHLDTCPVGIATQNPKLRAKFAGKADHVVNYFKFVAEEIRGLMAQLGFRTMDEMIGRSDALDMRKAIDHYKAKGLDFSKILHRPETPPGVAVRRVVEQDHGLDRSLDQTFLVPKCEPALERGEPVAFEVPIRNINRTVGTILGSEVTRRYGGAGLPDDTIHIKFDGSAGQSFGAFVPRGITLELEGDANDYTGKGLSGGKVVVYPPREATFKAEENILVGNVVLYGATAGRAFFRGRAGERFCVRNSGALAVVEGIGDHGCEYMTGGVAVVLGPTGRNFAAGMSGGMAFVLDEAGDFRSRCNAEMVDVEPFSESEDLELVRDLLIQHAGYTGSVVAARVLNDWDSAVPQFVKVMPRDYRRVLDRQKQVMASLFEEATGLRRSRGEFELDDLRHKAEPNDFAFVEDMLSRFARPATLDEVDGLLVPRNGHDWDWPFTNFVKVLPEGNRRLLLERKRLGADAAPNRPSDPGLTLEVNHG, from the coding sequence ATGAGCACGAGTCAGCCGCCCCGACAGGGCCTCTACGACCCCGCCCTCGAGCACGACGCCTGCGGCGTCGGGTTCGTCGTCGACCTGGAGGGCCGCCGGTCGTTCAAACTCGTGCGCGACGGATTGCGCGCCCTCTGCAACCTCGACCACCGGGGCGCCCGGGGCTGCGAGCCCAACACCGGGGACGGCGCCGGCATCCTCATCCAGATCCCCCACGAATTCCTCAGGGCCCGCTGCGCCCCGCTGGGGATCGACCTGCCCGGGCCGGGGCGATACGGCGTCGGCGCCATGTTCGCCTCGCCGGTCCCCGAACGCCGGGACGCCGGCAAGGCGATCTTCGAGAAGATCCTCGAGGAGGAGCGCCTGCCGCTGCTCGGCTGGCGGGAGCTCGTCACCGACAACTCCTCGCTGGGCGCCACGGCGAGGGCCGTCGAGCCCGGCGTCTGGCACGCGATCGTCGGCTCCCGCTTCGGCGACGACACCGACGCCTTCGAGCGGAAGCTGTTCGTCGTCCGCAAGCGGTTCGAGCACGCCGTCGAGGCCGCCGGGCTGGACGACCGGGCGTTCTTCTACTTCTCCAGCCTCTCCTGCCGGACGCTGGTGTATAAGGGGATGCTCACCCCCGAGCAGGTCATCGACTACTACGCCGACGACCTGGGGGACGAGCGGGTCGACAGCGCCCTCTGCATGTTCCACTCCCGGTTCAGCACCAACACCTTCCCGAGCTGGGAGCTGGCCCACCCCTACCGGATGATCGCCCACAACGGCGAGATCAACACGCTGCGGGGGAACATCAACTGGATGCGGGCCCGCGAGGCGCTGTTCGCCTCCGACCTGTTCGAGCCCGGCGACCTGGAGCACCTCAGGCCGGTCATCCGCGAGGGGCTCTCCGACACCGCCAGCCTCGACGCCGCCATCGAGCTGCTGGTGAAGGCCGGCTACAGCCTGCCGCACGCGATGATGATGCTCGTGCCCGAGGCCTGGGAGAACCACGAGACCATGTCCCGGGAGAAGAAGGACTTCTACGCCTTCCACTCCTGCCTGATGGAGCCCTGGGACGGGCCCGCGTCGATCGCCTGCACCGACGGCCGGGTCATCGGCGCCACGCTCGACCGCAACGGCCTGAGGCCCAGCCGGTACACCGTCACCAAGGACGGCCTGGTGGTGATGGGGTCGGAGACCGGGATGCTCGACGAGATCGCGCCGGAGGACGTGGTCCTCAAGGGGCGGCTGGAGCCGGGCAAGATGTTCCTGGTGGACATGGAGCAGGGCCTGATCGTCGGCGACGAGGAGCTGAAGCACGCCCTCGCCTCGGCCAAACCCTACGGCGAGTGGGTCGAGCGGGGGATGCCCCGGCTGTCGGAGGTCCCCCGGCGTGGCGAGGTCCCCGGTCCCGACCACGACACCCTGCTGCACCGGCAGCTCGCCTACGGCTACACGCTCGAGGACCTCAAGTACATCCTCAGCCCGATGGGAGAGCGGGGGGAGGAGGCGATCGGCTCGATGGGCACGGACACCCCCCTGGCGGTGCTCTCCGACCGGCCCCAGCCGATCTTCAACTACTTCAAGCAGCTGTTCGCGCAGGTGACCAACCCGCCGCTGGACGCGATCCGGGAGGAGCTGGTCACCTCGGTCCTGACCGGCCTGGGGGGCGAGGGGAACCTGCTGGCCCCCGGCCCGGAGAACGCCCGGCAGATCCGGCTCGACACCCCGGTGCTCGACAACGACGAGACCGAGGCGATCAAGGTCCTGGAGGGCTGGCGGGGGTTCAAGTCCGCCACCATCTCGATGCTCTTCCCCGCCTCCGAGGGGGCCGGGGGGATGGCACGCCGCCTGGAGGAGATCTTCCAGGAGGCCAAGCGGGCGATCGAGGACGGGGCGAACATCATCGTCCTCTCGCACCGGTCGGTGACGAGGGACCTGGCGCCGATCCCCTCGCTGCTGGCCACCTCGGGCCTGCACCACTTCATGGTGCGGGAAGGCCTGCGGATGCGGTGCGGGTTCGTGGTCGAGTGCGGCGACGCGAGGGAGGTGCACCACTTCGCCCTGCTGCTCGGCTACGGCGCCGGGGCGATCAACCCCTACGTCGCCTTCGAGACGCTCGACGACATGATCGCCACCGGCTACCTCCGGGGCCTGACCCACGAGGAGGCGGTGGCCCGCTACCGCAAGGCGATCAAGAAGGGGGTCGTGAAGGTGATGTCCAAGATGGGCATCAGCACGATCCAGAGCTACCGGGGGGCCCAGATCTTCGAGGCGATCGGCCTGAACTCGGCGTTCGTGGCCAAGTACTTCGACAAGACGGCGTCGCGGATCGAGGGCATCGGCCTGGCCGAGGTCGCCGAGGAGACGCTCTTCCACCACCGCCGGGCCTTCGCCGAGCGCGAGGTCGGGCCGGTGATGCTGGAGGAGGGGGGCCAGTACCAGTGGCGCCGGGACGGCGAGTTCCACCTGTTCAACCCGGAGACGGTCTTCCGACTGCAGCACGCCACCAAGGCGGGCCGGCTGGACGTCTTCAAGTCGTACTCGAAGCGGGTCGACGAGCAGAACGAGCGGCTCTGCACGCTCCGGGGGCTGTTCGAGTTCAAGTTCGGCGACCGGACGCCGGTGCCCATCGAGGAGGTCGAGCCGGTCGAGTCGATCGTCCGGCGGTTCGCCACCGGGGCGATGAGCTACGGGTCGATCTCGGCCGAGGCGCACGAGACGCTGGCGATCGCCATGAACCGGCTCGGCGGCAAGTCGAACACCGGGGAGGGGGGCGAGAACCCCGAGCGGTTCACGCCCCTGCCCGGCGGCGACAGCAAGCGGTCGGCGATCAAGCAGGTGGCCTCCGGCCGGTTCGGGGTGACGAGCGAATACCTCGTCAACGCGGACGAGATCCAGATCAAGATGGCCCAGGGGGCCAAGCCCGGCGAGGGGGGACAGCTCCCCGGCCATAAGGTCTGGCCCTGGATCGCCAAGGTCCGGTTCTCGACCCCCGGCGTGGGGCTCATCAGCCCGCCGCCGCACCACGACATCTACTCGATCGAGGACCTGGCGCAGCTCATCCACGACCTGAAGAACGCCAACCCCAGGGCCCGGATCAGCGTGAAGCTGGTGGCCGAGGTCGGCGTGGGCACCGTCGCGGCGGGCGTCTCCAAGGCGCACAGCGACGTGGTGCTCATCTCCGGCTTCGACGGCGGCACCGGGGCCAGCCCGCTGACCTCCCTGAAGCACGCGGGCATCCCCTGGGAGCTGGGCCTGGCCGAGACGCAGCAGACGCTGGTCCTGAACAACCTCCGGGACCGGATCGTCGTGCAGGCCGACGGCCAGATGAAGACCGGCCGGGACGTGGTGATCGCGGCCCTGCTGGGGGCCGAGGAGTACGGCTTCGCCACCGCGCCGCTGGTGGTGATGGGCTGCATCATGATGCGGGTCTGCCACCTGGACACCTGCCCGGTCGGGATCGCCACGCAGAACCCGAAGCTGCGGGCCAAGTTCGCCGGCAAGGCCGATCACGTGGTCAACTACTTCAAATTCGTCGCCGAGGAGATCCGGGGGCTGATGGCGCAGCTCGGCTTCCGGACGATGGACGAGATGATCGGCCGCAGCGACGCGCTCGACATGCGGAAGGCCATCGACCACTACAAGGCGAAGGGCCTGGACTTCTCGAAGATCCTCCACCGCCCCGAGACCCCGCCGGGGGTGGCCGTCCGCCGGGTCGTCGAGCAGGACCACGGCCTCGACCGGTCGCTCGACCAGACCTTCCTCGTGCCGAAGTGCGAGCCCGCCCTGGAGCGGGGAGAGCCGGTCGCCTTCGAGGTGCCGATCCGCAACATTAACCGGACCGTGGGGACGATCCTCGGCAGCGAAGTCACCCGCCGGTACGGCGGCGCCGGCCTGCCGGACGACACCATCCACATCAAGTTCGACGGCTCCGCCGGCCAGAGCTTCGGCGCCTTCGTCCCCCGGGGGATCACCCTGGAGCTGGAGGGGGACGCCAACGACTACACCGGCAAGGGCCTCTCCGGCGGCAAGGTGGTCGTCTACCCGCCGAGGGAGGCGACCTTCAAGGCCGAGGAGAACATCCTCGTCGGCAACGTCGTCCTCTACGGCGCCACCGCCGGCCGGGCCTTCTTCCGGGGGAGGGCCGGCGAGCGGTTCTGCGTCCGGAACTCGGGGGCCCTGGCGGTGGTGGAAGGGATCGGCGACCACGGGTGTGAATACATGACGGGCGGCGTGGCCGTGGTGCTCGGCCCGACCGGCCGCAACTTCGCGGCGGGCATGAGCGGCGGCATGGCCTTCGTGCTCGACGAGGCGGGCGACTTCCGCTCGCGCTGCAACGCCGAGATGGTGGACGTCGAGCCGTTCTCCGAGTCGGAGGACCTGGAACTCGTCCGGGACCTGCTCATCCAGCACGCCGGTTACACCGGCAGCGTGGTGGCCGCCCGGGTGCTGAACGACTGGGACTCGGCCGTCCCGCAATTCGTCAAGGTCATGCCGCGGGACTATCGCCGCGTGCTCGACCGCCAGAAGCAGGTCATGGCCTCGCTCTTCGAGGAGGCCACCGGCCTGAGGCGTTCCCGGGGCGAGTTCGAGCTGGACGACCTGCGGCACAAGGCCGAGCCGAACGACTTCGCCTTCGTCGAGGACATGCTCTCGAGGTTCGCCCGCCCGGCCACGCTCGACGAGGTCGACGGCCTGCTCGTCCCCCGCAACGGCCACGACTGGGACTGGCCGTTCACCAACTTCGTCAAGGTGCTGCCCGAGGGCAACCGCCGGCTCCTGCTGGAGCGCAAGCGGCTCGGCGCCGACGCCGCCCCGAACCGCCCGAGCGACCCGGGCCTGACGCTGGAGGTCAACCATGGGTAA
- a CDS encoding glutamate synthase subunit beta: MGKPTGFMELPRRAAGYRPVDERRKDYREVFTSLPVVDLQDQGARCMDCGIPFCHQGCPLGNLIPDWNDLVYRDHWREAIDRLHLTNNFPEFTGTLCPAPCEASCVLGINDDAVTIKQIELAIIDRAWDEGWVVPMPPKVKTGKAVAVVGSGPAGLAAAQQLARAGHDVTVFERADRIGGLLRYGIPDFKMEKGRIERRIRQMEAEGVTFRAGVDIGVDVDPQDILAEFDAVCLCCGATQARDLPIEGRDLKGIHFAMDFLPVQNKRVCGDAVTDDPDFDAKGKHVVIIGGGDTGADCLGTVHRQGCASVHQFEIVPRPPDSRDPANPWPQWWNTFKTSSAHEEGGGREYSISTVRFRGEDGHVTALETVRVELVRDGGRMRFEPVAGSERDYPADLVLLAMGFTGPEKNRLVEGFGVELDERGNVKADPETKRTSVPKVYTAGDMTRGQSLIVWAIAEGRHAAQAIDCELMGCSDLPRPLEHENYLRPFAV; this comes from the coding sequence ATGGGTAAGCCGACCGGATTCATGGAACTGCCCCGACGGGCCGCCGGGTATCGCCCCGTCGACGAGCGCCGCAAGGACTACCGGGAGGTCTTCACCAGCCTCCCCGTGGTCGACTTGCAGGACCAGGGGGCCCGCTGCATGGACTGCGGGATCCCGTTCTGCCACCAGGGCTGCCCGCTGGGGAACCTGATCCCCGACTGGAACGACCTGGTCTACCGGGACCACTGGCGGGAGGCGATCGACCGCCTGCATCTGACCAACAACTTCCCCGAGTTCACCGGCACCCTCTGCCCCGCGCCTTGCGAGGCCAGCTGCGTGCTGGGCATCAACGACGACGCCGTCACGATCAAGCAGATCGAGCTGGCCATCATCGACCGGGCCTGGGACGAGGGCTGGGTCGTCCCGATGCCGCCGAAGGTCAAGACGGGCAAGGCGGTGGCGGTCGTCGGCTCCGGCCCCGCGGGCCTGGCCGCGGCCCAGCAGCTCGCCCGGGCCGGGCACGACGTGACCGTCTTCGAGCGGGCCGACCGCATCGGCGGGCTCCTGCGCTACGGCATCCCCGACTTCAAGATGGAGAAGGGGCGGATCGAGCGCCGGATCCGGCAGATGGAGGCCGAGGGCGTGACCTTCCGCGCCGGCGTCGACATCGGCGTCGATGTCGATCCCCAGGACATCCTCGCCGAGTTCGACGCCGTCTGCCTCTGCTGCGGCGCGACGCAGGCCCGAGACCTCCCCATCGAGGGCCGGGACCTGAAGGGCATCCACTTCGCGATGGACTTCCTGCCGGTGCAGAACAAGAGGGTCTGCGGCGACGCCGTGACCGACGACCCGGACTTCGATGCCAAGGGGAAGCACGTCGTCATCATCGGCGGCGGCGACACCGGGGCCGACTGCCTGGGCACGGTCCACCGCCAGGGCTGCGCCAGCGTCCACCAGTTCGAGATCGTCCCCCGCCCGCCCGACTCCCGGGACCCGGCCAACCCGTGGCCGCAGTGGTGGAACACCTTCAAGACCTCCAGCGCCCACGAGGAGGGCGGGGGCCGGGAGTACTCCATCAGCACCGTCCGCTTCCGGGGCGAGGATGGTCACGTGACCGCGCTCGAGACCGTCCGGGTCGAGCTGGTGCGAGACGGCGGCCGGATGCGGTTCGAGCCGGTCGCCGGCAGCGAGCGGGACTACCCGGCCGACCTCGTGCTGCTGGCGATGGGCTTCACCGGCCCGGAGAAGAACCGGCTGGTCGAGGGATTCGGCGTCGAGCTGGACGAGCGCGGCAACGTGAAGGCCGACCCCGAGACCAAGCGGACGAGCGTGCCGAAGGTCTACACCGCCGGCGACATGACCCGGGGCCAGAGCCTCATCGTCTGGGCGATCGCCGAGGGCCGGCACGCCGCCCAGGCCATCGACTGCGAGCTGATGGGCTGCTCCGACCTGCCCCGGCCGCTGGAGCACGAGAACTACTTGAGGCCCTTCGCGGTCTGA
- a CDS encoding UPF0175 family protein: MIEITMDLPDEVLSALRMTPEQVGVEPRLAGAVKLFELGRLSTGAALAGVPKPVFLQNLGEYDVAAFDLTDEELGRESRLG; the protein is encoded by the coding sequence ATGATCGAGATTACCATGGACCTCCCGGACGAGGTGCTTTCGGCCCTTCGGATGACGCCGGAGCAGGTCGGCGTCGAGCCCCGGCTGGCGGGGGCCGTGAAGCTGTTCGAACTCGGTCGGCTCTCGACCGGGGCGGCGCTGGCGGGGGTGCCGAAGCCGGTCTTCCTCCAGAATCTGGGGGAGTACGACGTCGCCGCATTCGACCTGACCGACGAGGAACTGGGTCGGGAATCCCGGCTTGGCTGA
- a CDS encoding sensor histidine kinase, with the protein MQASKRPRTASGRIALGCGVASATLATAALIGWATGRPALMGIREDYIPMAPNTALGFLTLGIALVVSEGGAAPSSAWRRRYAGASALLAGAVCALRFLEFVSRYDFGVDRWFLQVPAEVLDLAPVGEMAFTTAAAFLASSVGLGMLAIPRPLPAAGHAAGICGLSAGAMGLVFALGYLYSPNAPLLYGSGTIPMALNTAVGFLLLGGGLVASAGPRSFPLDRFSGPSVRSRLMRAFLPPVAATVCLVAWLTPEVSRRAGGASSALSSAALATAATVVFGVICGRIASHVGGQIDRVEDELRRARDDLEVKVAGRTAELRRAFDELSVGHEALRRAHDELQQAQGRMLEQAKMASLGQTAAGVAHEINNPLAFVSSNMFVLRREVASLHDVLCLYREAEQTLAQYRGELHARIRDLCEQVDLPYVLDNLDRILDRSTAGLKRIQKIVEDLRDFARIDDSDFQDADLNTGIVATLNIMQCLADRQGVSLKSDLRPLPRVVCYPAKVNLVVQNLVSNAVDACPPGGEVVVSTRAAEGAVEIAVADTGSGIDPSLREKIFEPFFTTKPIGQGTGLGLSMSYGIVRDHGGSIAFEPVPGGGSRFTVILPEHAVRPMTPCPAPG; encoded by the coding sequence GTGCAGGCATCGAAGCGTCCGAGGACGGCCTCCGGTCGGATCGCCCTCGGCTGTGGCGTGGCGTCGGCGACGCTGGCGACGGCGGCGCTGATCGGCTGGGCGACCGGCCGGCCCGCGCTCATGGGGATCCGGGAGGACTACATCCCGATGGCCCCGAACACGGCGCTCGGGTTCCTGACCCTGGGGATCGCCCTGGTCGTGTCCGAGGGGGGTGCGGCCCCGTCCTCGGCCTGGCGGAGGCGATATGCCGGGGCGTCGGCGCTGCTGGCCGGGGCGGTCTGTGCCCTGCGGTTCCTCGAATTCGTCTCGCGCTACGACTTCGGGGTCGACCGCTGGTTCCTCCAGGTGCCGGCCGAGGTGCTCGACCTGGCCCCGGTGGGGGAGATGGCCTTCACCACGGCGGCGGCGTTCCTGGCGTCGAGCGTGGGGCTGGGGATGCTCGCGATCCCCCGGCCCCTGCCGGCCGCCGGGCACGCGGCGGGGATCTGCGGGCTGTCGGCCGGGGCGATGGGACTGGTCTTCGCGCTGGGCTACCTCTACAGCCCGAACGCCCCGCTGCTGTATGGCTCGGGCACGATCCCGATGGCCCTGAACACCGCGGTCGGCTTCCTGCTGCTGGGGGGCGGGCTGGTGGCCTCGGCCGGTCCCCGGTCGTTCCCCCTGGACCGGTTCTCGGGCCCTTCGGTGCGGTCGAGGCTGATGCGGGCCTTCCTGCCGCCGGTGGCGGCGACGGTCTGCCTCGTCGCCTGGCTGACGCCGGAGGTGTCCCGGAGGGCCGGGGGCGCCTCCTCGGCCCTCTCCTCGGCCGCACTGGCCACGGCGGCGACCGTCGTCTTCGGGGTGATCTGCGGCCGGATCGCCTCCCACGTCGGCGGCCAGATCGACCGGGTCGAGGACGAGCTAAGGAGGGCCCGGGACGACCTGGAGGTGAAGGTCGCCGGGCGCACCGCCGAGCTCCGCCGCGCCTTCGACGAGCTGAGCGTCGGCCACGAGGCCCTCCGCCGCGCCCACGACGAGCTGCAGCAGGCCCAGGGCCGGATGCTGGAGCAGGCCAAGATGGCCAGCCTCGGCCAGACGGCCGCCGGCGTTGCCCACGAGATCAACAACCCGCTGGCCTTCGTCTCCAGCAACATGTTCGTGCTCAGGCGGGAGGTCGCCAGCCTGCACGACGTCCTCTGCCTCTACCGGGAGGCCGAGCAGACCCTGGCCCAGTACCGGGGCGAGCTGCACGCCCGGATCCGGGACCTCTGCGAGCAGGTCGACCTGCCCTACGTCCTCGACAACCTCGACCGCATCCTCGACCGCTCCACCGCCGGGCTCAAGCGGATCCAGAAGATCGTCGAGGACCTCCGGGACTTCGCCCGGATCGACGACTCCGACTTCCAGGACGCCGACCTCAACACCGGCATCGTCGCCACCCTGAACATCATGCAGTGCCTGGCCGACCGCCAGGGCGTCTCCCTGAAGTCCGACCTGCGCCCCCTGCCCCGGGTCGTCTGCTACCCGGCCAAGGTCAACCTGGTCGTCCAGAACCTCGTCTCCAACGCCGTCGACGCCTGCCCCCCCGGGGGCGAGGTGGTCGTCTCCACCCGGGCCGCCGAGGGGGCCGTCGAGATCGCCGTGGCCGACACCGGATCCGGCATCGACCCCTCCTTGCGCGAGAAGATCTTCGAGCCCTTCTTCACCACCAAGCCCATCGGCCAGGGGACCGGGCTGGGCCTGTCGATGAGCTACGGCATCGTCCGGGACCACGGCGGCTCGATCGCCTTCGAGCCGGTCCCCGGGGGCGGCTCCCGGTTCACCGTCATCCTTCCCGAGCACGCCGTCAGGCCGATGACGCCCTGCCCGGCGCCGGGCTGA
- a CDS encoding metallophosphoesterase family protein has protein sequence MKLGLIGDIHGDLRALDSALRHLETLRVDQILCTGDLIGYGYQSDAVVDRVRELAIPCARGNHDRWALERRQVIGARGWKPATLADATWEYLDGMPAALSWTSGGVVLEVHHGSPASDTEFITPYRPLPDSIVQFWDRTDASVLVLGHTHLPMIDRLDGQGTIINPGSLMGIPGVQTSYSFAVLEVPSLAVRVYEVRTGREIRRDPVFLDDGDG, from the coding sequence ATGAAGCTCGGGCTCATCGGCGACATCCACGGAGACCTTCGCGCCCTGGACTCGGCCCTGCGGCACCTGGAGACGCTGCGCGTCGACCAGATCCTCTGCACCGGGGACCTGATCGGCTACGGCTACCAGTCCGACGCGGTGGTCGACCGCGTCCGCGAGCTGGCGATCCCCTGCGCCCGGGGCAACCACGACCGCTGGGCGCTGGAGCGCCGCCAGGTGATCGGCGCCCGGGGCTGGAAGCCGGCGACGCTGGCCGACGCCACCTGGGAGTACCTCGACGGCATGCCGGCGGCCCTCTCCTGGACCTCCGGCGGCGTCGTCCTCGAGGTCCACCACGGTTCGCCGGCGAGCGACACCGAGTTCATCACCCCGTACCGGCCGCTGCCGGACTCCATCGTGCAATTCTGGGACCGGACCGACGCCTCGGTCCTGGTTCTGGGTCACACCCACCTGCCGATGATCGACCGCCTCGACGGCCAGGGCACGATCATCAACCCCGGCTCCCTGATGGGGATCCCCGGCGTGCAGACCTCCTACAGCTTCGCCGTGCTGGAGGTCCCCTCGCTGGCCGTCCGCGTCTACGAGGTCCGCACCGGCCGGGAGATCCGACGCGACCCGGTCTTCCTCGACGACGGGGACGGCTGA